One part of the Lepeophtheirus salmonis chromosome 14, UVic_Lsal_1.4, whole genome shotgun sequence genome encodes these proteins:
- the LOC121129837 gene encoding uncharacterized protein, protein MGRKKIQISRITDERNRQVTFNKRKFGVMKKAYELSVLCDCEIALIIFSSSNKLYQYASTDMDKILLKYTEYNEPHESLTNKNIIDALNKKENKGGPGCSPTGDDSDLDCEPNLTPRTEAKYNKIDEEFQSMMHRNLLNGNRSLSSGFNMTHVGGTPGNGDATTHYGTPDALQLPSPGAVNHSSSPHRPNSGALLEIPSSNNGYPDPISSPHSPSPSVPVSTSPIIKKDLSENSSRTNQQQQQQQSLKVSIPSTNNESVQSSLSSLSYGGFSSSSSSGIILSHTQSSDFSLSSDINSLHAAWNNSGGVNNNHGISHGIPQLSISSSSPPPGKNSGNQSNADNLLSHTVKAEPLSPRDGGGHHLRIGTPSMSHLSPLHINTSGHSTPTSGLHNRLSPNLPDPAHSHNSGGHPSGNTNSHQPPPPNSLHHHHSQSNNDSLYSEPNNGCHSPNSMPPTKRLRMADNWSS, encoded by the exons ATGGGTcggaaaaaaatacagatttctCGGATAACAGATGAACGAAATCGACAA GTCACGTTCAATAAACGAAAATTTGGTGTGATGAAAAAGGCATATGAGCTCAGCGTTCTTTGCGATTGTGAAATagccttaattatatttagttctTCGAACAAACTCTATCAATACGCTTCAACTGATATGGACAAAATATTGCTCAAATACACAGAATATAATGAACCTCATGAATCTCTAACTAACAAAAACATTATAGAC GctttaaataagaaagaaaacaagGGTGGACCAGGGTGCAGTCCTACGGGCGATGACTCTGATTTGGATTGTGAGCCAAATTTAACTCCTAGAACTGAAGCAAAGTACAATAAGATTGACGAGGAATTCCAGAGTATGATGCATAGAAATCTTCTAAATGGAAATAGA AGTCTTTCCTCTGGTTTTAATATGACACACGTAGGTGGAACACCGGGAAATGGGGATGCAACCACACATTATGGAACTCCAGATGCACTTCAGCTGCCCTCACCGGGAGCAGTTAATCATTCATCTAGTCCGCATAGACCGAATTCCGGAGC TTTATTGGAAATCCCAAGTAGTAACAATGGGTATCCAGATCCAATATCCTCACCTCATTCTCCATCTCCGAGTGTTCCCGTATCTACATCTCCCATAATTAAGAAGGATCTCAGCGAGAACTCGAGTCGAACtaatcaacaacaacaacaacaacagtcCTTGAAAGTATCGATCCCCTCAACGAACAATGAATCT GTACAGAGTTCATTATCCTCTCTTAGTTATGGtggattttcttcttcttcttcttcggGTATTATTCTATCTCATACTCAATCATCAGACTTCTCACTGAGTTCAGATATAAACTCTTTACATGCGGCATGGAATAATTCCGGTGGAGTTAACAATAATCATGGAATATCACACGG AATTCCGCAGCTTAGTATATCAAGTAGTTCGCCTCCTCCAGGAAAAAACTCGGGAAATCAGTCCAATGCAGATAATTTACTTAGCCATACAGTGAAAGCCGAACCATTATCTCCCAGAGACGGTGGGGGGCATCATTTACGGATTGGAACGCCTTCCATGTCACATTTATCCCCACTTCATATCAATACTTCGG GTCATTCAACCCCCACATCCGGGCTACACAATCGTCTTTCTCCCAATCTACCGGATCCAGCACATTCACATAATAGCGGTGGACATCCATCAGGCAACACGAATTCGCACCAACCTCCACCGCCAAACTCTCTTCATCACCATCATTCTCAATCCAATAATGATAGCCTCTATTCAGAGCCCAATAACGGTTGTCATAGCCCGAACTCTATGCCACCTACTAAAAGGCTTCGAATGGCAGACAATTGGAGCTCCTAA